One window of Camelina sativa cultivar DH55 chromosome 4, Cs, whole genome shotgun sequence genomic DNA carries:
- the LOC104779819 gene encoding ultraviolet-B receptor UVR8, whose amino-acid sequence MDATTSGIPGLQYINLPEQPVSTTTSPPVSPFQRPKRHCFGDSTPGEFPLAANPSIVLHVLTECRLDPRDLANLEATCSFFSQPANFAPDCNLSLPELAALDMCNKRVIFKRMNEEERQEMKRRCGGSWKLVLRFLLAGEACCRREKSQAIAGPGHSIAVTSKGQVYTFGYNNSGQLGHGHTEEEAPIQPVRSLQGIRIIQAAAGAGRTMLISDDGKVYACGKDCFGEAEHGGQGTKPVTTPQLVTSLKNIFVVQAAIGNYFTAVLSREGTVYTFSWGKEGILGHGTEAADVEPHPLLGPLENVPVVQIAAGYCYLLALACQPNGMSVYSVGCGLGGKLGHGSRTDEKYPKVIDQFKILNLQPRVVAAGAWHAAVVGQDGRVCTWGWGRYGCLGHGSEECESVPKVVEGLSHVKAVHVATGDYTTFVVSDDGDVFSFGCGESASLGHNPVFDEQGNRIANVLSPAVVTSLKQANERMVQISLTNSLYWNAHTFALTESGKLYAFGAGDKGQLGTELGRNQSERCLPEKVDIDLS is encoded by the exons ATGGATGCTACAACGAGTGGAATACCGGGTTTACAGTACATTAACTTACCGGAGCAACCGGTTTCGACTACTACTTCTCCTCCAGTGTCTCCATTTCAGAGGCCAAAACGTCATTGTTTTGGTGACTCAACTCCTGGAGAGTTTCCTTTAGCAGCTAACCCTTCTATTGTCCTTCATGTTCTCACTGAATGTAGATTGGATCCTCGTGACCTCGCTAATCTAGAG GCAACATGCTCTTTCTTTAGCCAGCCAGCAAACTTTGCTCCGGACTGTAATTTATCTTTACCGGAGCTCGCTGCTCTTGACATGTGTAATAAAAGGGTGATCTTCAAACGGATGAATGAAGAAGAACGTCAAGAGATGAAACGTAGATGCGGAGGATCATGGAAATTGGTCCTTAGGTTTTTGCTGGCTGGTGAAGCGTGTTGCCGAAGAGAGAAATCTCAAGCAATTGCTGGTCCTGGTCATAGTATTGCAGTCACATCGAAAGGCCAAGTTTATACCTTCGGTTATAACAACTCTGGACAGCTTGGACACGGCCATACCGAGGAAGAAGCTCCAATCCAACCTGTTAG ATCATTGCAGGGGATACGAATCATCCAAGCAGCTGCTGGTGCTGGTCGGACAATGCTAATAAGCGATGACGGGAAAGTTTATGCGTGTGGAAAAGATTGTTTCGGGGAAGCTGAACATGGAGGGCAAGGGACTAAACCGGTTACAACTCCTCAGCTTGTAACATCTTTGAAGAACATATTTGTTGTGCAAGCGGCTATAGGTAATTACTTTACTGCTGTTCTCTCACGAGAAGGAACGGTTTATACATTCTCGTGGGGCAAAGAAGGTATACTAGGACATGGAACCGAGGCTGCGGATGTCGAACCACATCCTCTGTTAGGCCCACTCGAGAATGTACCCGTTGTACAGATTGCTGCTGGTTATTGCTACCTTCTTGCCTTAGCTTGTCAACCAAATGGCAT GTCGGTTTACTCGGTTGGTTGCGGTTTGGGAGGCAAACTAGGTCACGGCTCAAGAACGGATGAGAAGTATCCTAAGGTAATCGATCAGTTTAAGATATTAAATCTTCAACCAAGGGTGGTTGCAGCAGGTGCTTGGCATGCCGCGGTGGTAGGTCAGGATGGAAGAGTGTGCACTTGGGGTTGGGGAAGATATGGATGCTTAGGACACGGTAGCGAGGAATGTGAATCAGTTCCTAAGGTTGTTGAAGGGCTAAGTCATGTAAAGGCAGTTCATGTTGCAACAGGAGATTACACTACTTTTGTGGTCTCGGATGATGGCGATGTTTTTTCGTTTGGCTGCGGCGAATCCGCTAGTCTCGGTCACAATCCTGTCTTTGATGAACAG GGTAATCGGATTGCAAACGTGTTGAGTCCAGCGGTAGTAACATCGCTGAAACAAGCGAATGAGCGGATGGTTCAGATTAGTCTAACGAACTCGTTATATTGGAACGCTCATACGTTTGCGCTCACGGAATCAGGGAAGCTATACGCGTTTGGTGCAGGCGATAAGGGTCAGCTTGGAACAGAGCTTGGTAGAAACCAATCAGAAAGGTGTTTACCGGAAAAAGTGGATATAGATCTCAGCTAG
- the LOC104779820 gene encoding anther-specific protein BCP1-like: protein MAHLHLVFLLFIVAISVVIVSAVDKPPSTTTASTPAATTPGDGSEGDVPVDDNTIGIADDDTALAPSDDSSGDEEVAVAGPIGSDSSYANYPPPEKTSASEVNVASSFVFVVAAAVGSFFFF, encoded by the coding sequence atggCGCATCTTCACCTagttttccttctttttattGTTGCTATTTCCGTTGTGATTGTATCAGCTGTTGATAAACCACCGTCAACCACCACCGCCTCAACTCCCGCTGCTACAACTCCGGGTGATGGCAGTGAAGGTGATGTACCGGTAGATGACAATACTATTGGAATAGCCGACGACGATACAGCTCTTGCGCCCAGTGATGATTCTTCCGGAGATGAAGAGGTAGCAGTCGCCGGACCTATTGGAAGCGATTCTTCGTATGCTAACTATCCACCACCTGAAAAAACTTCTGCAAGTGAAGTCAATGTAGCTtccagttttgtttttgttgttgctgcagCTGTTGGATCGTTCTTCTTTTTCTAG